The Clostridiaceae bacterium HFYG-1003 genome includes a window with the following:
- a CDS encoding HPr family phosphocarrier protein, whose amino-acid sequence MVQREVIVVNESGIHARPAAAVVNFVKSFKGTVDVTHNNKRGNLKSIISIMSLGMRKGSALVLDIEGEDEEQFADRLVNFISSLEG is encoded by the coding sequence TTGGTCCAAAGAGAAGTTATCGTTGTGAATGAGTCAGGAATTCATGCACGCCCTGCCGCGGCCGTAGTCAATTTTGTCAAAAGCTTCAAGGGCACCGTGGACGTCACCCACAACAACAAGAGGGGAAACCTGAAAAGCATTATTTCAATTATGTCACTCGGAATGAGAAAAGGATCCGCCCTGGTTCTGGATATCGAAGGTGAAGACGAAGAGCAGTTTGCGGATCGCCTGGTGAACTTCATCTCAAGCCTGGAAGGGTAA
- a CDS encoding aminotransferase class V-fold PLP-dependent enzyme, whose product MKIMSAGPTSIAERVQQALVRDFTNTDLDRNYPEIQHEAERKVSSLLNTKAATFLMLAEPMAGLDGACASFVEPGSRALCLVNGPFSQFLADFVKLYGGDPVCWNLNQRTGVDLEELKSYLESDHDFQLATLVHCETPTGVSQDIHAIGALLRSYGIMTIVDSVSGLGGEAIDFDRSQIDCLISGSQKCLSAPVGLTTITLSERATQFLINRQSPVRTYYTNFRTYLLEEEFEFPYTQSGNLVYALSEALDMTLSHDYAAHHASYAQRTRRAIEMAGLEIFAQKNRSNTVTAILLPDGVDGDRILDRMQDHGYILSGGLNQWHGHIVRIAHMGNNIAEESEFIKMLAQLSVILREEGVSLSIDLDEAFRQSGQEL is encoded by the coding sequence ATGAAAATCATGAGTGCCGGCCCCACATCCATCGCGGAACGGGTGCAACAGGCCTTAGTGCGCGATTTTACCAATACGGATCTGGACCGGAATTACCCGGAAATTCAACATGAGGCTGAACGAAAGGTTTCCAGTCTGCTGAACACAAAAGCCGCCACCTTCCTGATGCTGGCTGAACCCATGGCCGGTCTTGATGGTGCGTGTGCGTCCTTTGTGGAACCTGGCAGCCGCGCCCTGTGTCTGGTCAATGGTCCGTTCTCACAATTTTTGGCCGATTTCGTCAAGCTATATGGGGGAGATCCGGTCTGCTGGAACCTGAATCAGAGGACTGGGGTTGACCTGGAAGAGCTGAAATCGTACCTCGAATCCGACCATGATTTCCAGCTTGCAACACTGGTTCATTGTGAAACGCCCACCGGTGTCAGTCAGGATATTCATGCCATCGGCGCCTTGTTAAGATCCTACGGAATTATGACGATTGTCGATTCCGTTTCCGGACTGGGCGGAGAAGCCATCGACTTTGATCGCTCCCAGATCGACTGTCTGATCAGCGGCTCCCAAAAGTGCCTGTCTGCGCCCGTTGGACTGACTACGATCACTTTATCAGAACGTGCCACGCAATTTCTGATCAACCGACAAAGCCCGGTCCGCACCTACTACACGAATTTTAGGACCTACCTTCTGGAAGAAGAATTTGAATTTCCCTATACTCAAAGCGGGAATCTGGTCTATGCCCTGAGTGAAGCCCTTGATATGACTCTGTCTCATGATTATGCCGCTCATCATGCCAGCTATGCTCAAAGAACCCGCCGGGCCATCGAGATGGCCGGTCTGGAGATCTTCGCCCAAAAGAACCGTTCGAACACCGTGACGGCAATTCTGCTGCCCGATGGAGTCGATGGAGACCGGATTTTGGATCGGATGCAGGATCACGGCTATATTTTATCTGGCGGTCTGAATCAGTGGCATGGTCATATTGTCCGAATTGCCCATATGGGCAATAATATTGCCGAAGAAAGTGAATTCATAAAAATGCTGGCGCAGCTTAGTGTCATACTCCGGGAGGAGGGAGTCTCTTTATCCATCGATCTGGATGAGGCATTCCGTCAATCCGGACAAGAGTTATAA
- a CDS encoding HutD family protein, which yields MEIQVLKPEQFKTTAWSGGVTREILIYPPGAEYGRRNFLYRVSTAIVESRESVFTDLPAYNRFIIPLNGELHLSIDQVRHIIEPLSVFHFDGGASTTSLSRQNLQDLNLMVLKNYPADVRIVKPSEWDELDLEFDHIIVRLKTDASGHFTEIKDAMYVPRGRVLSGPVLSEQELAVVMQLPDPAEGPMEEALE from the coding sequence ATGGAAATCCAAGTATTAAAACCAGAACAGTTTAAAACTACAGCCTGGTCCGGCGGAGTAACACGGGAAATCCTGATTTATCCCCCCGGAGCAGAATATGGCCGTCGTAATTTCCTATACCGCGTCAGTACAGCCATTGTGGAGTCCCGAGAATCAGTGTTTACAGACCTCCCGGCCTATAACCGCTTCATTATCCCATTGAACGGAGAACTCCATTTATCAATCGATCAGGTCCGCCACATCATCGAACCATTGTCGGTATTTCACTTTGACGGTGGCGCCAGTACCACCTCACTGTCCCGCCAGAATCTCCAGGATCTCAATCTGATGGTTTTAAAAAACTATCCAGCGGACGTGCGCATTGTCAAACCCTCGGAATGGGATGAGCTGGATCTGGAGTTTGATCACATCATCGTGCGGTTGAAGACGGATGCATCCGGTCACTTTACGGAGATCAAAGACGCAATGTACGTGCCCAGAGGTCGAGTGCTGTCTGGCCCCGTTCTGTCCGAACAGGAACTGGCAGTCGTGATGCAGCTTCCCGACCCTGCGGAAGGTCCGATGGAAGAAGCGTTGGAATAG
- a CDS encoding Ku protein, whose protein sequence is MKPIWKGAISFGLVNIPVQLLSAEERTELNFNMIDQRDHARIKYQRINAETGKEVPWENIVKMYEFEDGSYVVVTDEDFEKADPKASKTIEIEQFIEAKELNPMYLEKPYYVAPVKGGEKPYSLLRDAMKESGKVAIGRVTIRTKQSMGAILPVGDALVLNLLRYSDEIRTTETLNLPESEKITDKEMDLAISLIDGLTASWNPEEFQDEYTSALMKRIEAKAKLKGKDLPEEPEEEEVTPSKVVDIMDLLKKSIETKSRKRSDPADKAAPVDKSKTSKSSGKSDEKAAPRKRKSS, encoded by the coding sequence ATGAAGCCAATCTGGAAAGGCGCCATTTCCTTTGGACTGGTAAATATTCCTGTCCAGCTGCTTAGCGCGGAAGAACGGACAGAGCTGAATTTCAATATGATTGACCAGCGGGACCACGCCCGAATCAAATATCAACGAATCAATGCAGAAACAGGGAAAGAAGTACCCTGGGAAAATATCGTCAAAATGTACGAATTTGAGGATGGCAGCTATGTGGTCGTCACCGATGAGGATTTCGAAAAAGCTGACCCCAAGGCCAGCAAAACCATTGAAATTGAACAGTTCATTGAGGCCAAAGAGCTGAATCCCATGTATCTGGAAAAGCCGTATTATGTGGCTCCTGTCAAAGGCGGCGAGAAACCTTACAGTCTGCTGCGCGATGCCATGAAGGAATCCGGCAAAGTCGCCATCGGACGGGTAACGATTCGCACCAAGCAGAGTATGGGAGCAATACTGCCCGTTGGTGATGCTCTGGTTTTAAACCTGCTGCGTTATTCTGACGAAATCCGGACTACGGAAACCTTGAATCTTCCGGAGAGCGAAAAAATAACCGATAAGGAAATGGATCTGGCAATCTCGCTGATTGATGGGCTGACTGCCTCCTGGAATCCGGAGGAATTCCAGGATGAATACACATCTGCCCTGATGAAGCGGATTGAAGCCAAGGCAAAACTGAAAGGCAAAGACCTGCCGGAGGAACCCGAGGAAGAAGAAGTCACCCCCTCCAAGGTGGTGGACATTATGGACCTGCTGAAGAAAAGCATCGAAACAAAATCCCGGAAACGGAGCGATCCAGCCGACAAGGCTGCTCCGGTGGATAAATCGAAGACCTCCAAATCCTCAGGCAAGTCCGATGAAAAAGCCGCTCCCCGGAAAAGGAAGTCATCCTAA